A window of Rufibacter sp. LB8 contains these coding sequences:
- a CDS encoding GH92 family glycosyl hydrolase, with product MNLLARLCLLFCCTCLFLPPLHAQQKTKPTIELADLVNPLMGTDSKPELSNGNTYPTIAVPWGMNFWTPQTGTMGNGWAYTYAADKIRGFKQTHQPSPWMNDYGQFVIMPVTKKMKFDQDGRASWFSHKSEIVKPYYYSVYLADHDVTAEITPTERAAQFRFTYPQADSSFIVIDALDRGSYIKVLPKENKIIGYTTRAARSNPKNFKNYFVIYVDKPIAMARTFRGKALAGKDSLELTSNHSGAIIGFKTSKGEKVNLRVASSFISFEQAELNLSRELAKDNFDATKEKARKIWNQTLNRIQLEGGSDEQQRTFYSCLYRTLFFPHKMYELDAAGKVVHYSPYTGETLPGYRFAGTGFWDTFRALYPFLNLMFPGINREMQEGLINDFKEGGWLPEWSSPGYADIMVGNNSASVVADAYIKGLRGYDIEKLYEALVHSANNEGPISAIGRKGAEYYKKLGYVPYDVKINENAARTLEYAYDDFTIYQLAKALKKPQAEIDLYAQRSQNYRKLFDPATGLMRGKNQDGTFQSPFNPFKWGDAFTEGNSWHYSWSVFHDVQGLVDLMGGKENFVKKLDSVFTLPPVYDESYYGSVIHEIREMQIANMGQYAHGNQPIQHMIYLYNYAGAPWKTQYWVRETMNRMYKPTPDGYCGDEDNGQTSAWYVFSAMGFYPVCPGTTQYVLGAPLFPKMTLTLENGKKLVIEAPKNNDANRYVQELKLNGKTHDKNWVDHFDLLKGGTLNFDMTDKPNTKRGTEQSTFPYSYSSPLQQK from the coding sequence ATGAACCTTCTCGCCCGCCTTTGCCTTCTTTTCTGCTGCACTTGTTTGTTTCTGCCTCCACTCCATGCGCAGCAGAAAACCAAACCCACCATAGAATTGGCAGACTTGGTGAACCCGCTGATGGGCACAGACTCCAAGCCCGAACTCTCCAACGGCAACACCTACCCTACCATTGCCGTGCCCTGGGGCATGAACTTCTGGACGCCGCAGACCGGCACCATGGGCAACGGCTGGGCGTACACCTACGCCGCCGACAAAATCAGAGGATTCAAACAAACCCACCAACCCAGCCCCTGGATGAATGACTACGGTCAGTTTGTGATCATGCCCGTGACCAAAAAAATGAAGTTTGACCAGGACGGCCGCGCCAGCTGGTTTTCGCACAAATCAGAAATTGTCAAGCCCTATTATTACAGCGTGTACCTGGCAGACCATGACGTGACGGCTGAAATAACACCCACCGAGCGCGCCGCCCAGTTCCGGTTCACCTACCCGCAGGCCGATAGTTCATTTATAGTGATTGACGCGCTGGACCGAGGTTCTTACATCAAAGTGCTTCCCAAGGAAAACAAAATCATAGGCTACACCACCCGCGCCGCCCGCAGCAACCCCAAGAACTTCAAAAACTACTTTGTGATCTATGTTGACAAGCCCATTGCCATGGCACGCACGTTCAGAGGCAAAGCTTTGGCCGGGAAAGATTCTTTGGAATTGACCTCTAATCACTCCGGTGCCATCATCGGGTTCAAGACCAGTAAAGGAGAGAAAGTGAATCTGCGGGTAGCCTCCTCGTTCATCAGTTTTGAGCAGGCCGAACTGAACTTGAGCCGCGAATTGGCCAAGGATAATTTTGACGCAACTAAAGAGAAAGCCCGCAAAATCTGGAACCAGACTTTGAACCGAATTCAGTTGGAGGGCGGCTCTGACGAACAGCAACGCACCTTTTATTCCTGCCTGTACCGCACGCTGTTCTTCCCGCATAAGATGTACGAGCTGGACGCTGCCGGTAAAGTGGTGCATTACAGTCCGTACACTGGTGAGACCTTGCCGGGCTACCGCTTCGCTGGGACCGGTTTTTGGGACACGTTTAGGGCGCTGTACCCGTTCCTGAATTTAATGTTCCCCGGCATCAACAGAGAAATGCAGGAAGGCCTGATCAATGATTTCAAGGAAGGCGGCTGGCTACCCGAGTGGTCCAGTCCCGGTTACGCCGATATCATGGTGGGCAACAATTCGGCCTCAGTGGTGGCTGATGCTTACATCAAAGGCTTGCGCGGGTATGACATTGAAAAACTGTATGAAGCCTTGGTGCACAGTGCCAACAATGAAGGTCCTATTTCAGCCATTGGCCGGAAGGGCGCAGAGTATTACAAGAAATTGGGCTACGTGCCGTATGACGTGAAAATCAACGAGAACGCCGCCCGAACTTTGGAATATGCCTATGACGATTTCACTATTTACCAATTGGCCAAAGCCTTAAAAAAACCACAAGCCGAGATTGACCTGTACGCCCAACGCAGCCAGAATTACCGCAAACTCTTTGACCCGGCCACCGGCCTCATGCGCGGAAAAAACCAGGACGGCACCTTTCAATCGCCGTTTAACCCGTTCAAATGGGGCGATGCGTTCACCGAGGGCAACAGCTGGCATTACTCCTGGAGCGTGTTTCATGACGTGCAGGGCTTGGTGGATTTGATGGGCGGGAAAGAAAACTTCGTCAAGAAGCTGGACTCCGTTTTCACGCTCCCGCCGGTGTATGACGAAAGTTATTATGGTTCTGTAATCCATGAAATACGCGAGATGCAGATTGCCAACATGGGCCAGTACGCCCACGGCAACCAACCCATTCAGCACATGATTTACCTTTATAACTACGCCGGTGCGCCCTGGAAAACGCAGTATTGGGTACGAGAAACCATGAACCGCATGTACAAACCCACCCCAGACGGCTACTGCGGCGACGAGGACAATGGCCAAACCAGCGCCTGGTACGTGTTCAGCGCCATGGGTTTCTACCCCGTCTGCCCCGGCACCACGCAATATGTATTGGGCGCGCCGCTCTTCCCCAAAATGACGTTAACCCTGGAAAACGGTAAAAAATTAGTCATTGAAGCTCCTAAAAACAATGACGCAAACCGCTACGTGCAAGAACTGAAGTTGAATGGCAAGACACATGACAAGAATTGGGTAGATCATTTTGACTTATTGAAAGGCGGTACCCTGAATTTTGACATGACGGACAAACCGAATACCAAGCGCGGCACAGAACAAAGCACATTTCCGTATTCCTATTCTTCGCCGTTGCAGCAGAAATAA
- a CDS encoding acyl carrier protein, whose protein sequence is MITAERSSIARKVITIISNLKKIRPARLKPNANLSQDFGFDTFDLVSVIWELEKRFKIEIPDEVPLNTVGDVVAYVSSQLQGRR, encoded by the coding sequence ATGATTACCGCAGAAAGATCTTCCATTGCCCGGAAGGTCATCACCATCATCAGCAACCTTAAGAAAATACGTCCCGCACGCTTAAAACCCAACGCCAACCTAAGCCAGGATTTCGGGTTTGACACCTTTGATTTGGTCAGCGTGATTTGGGAACTGGAGAAGCGTTTCAAGATTGAGATTCCAGACGAAGTACCTCTGAATACCGTGGGCGACGTGGTGGCTTACGTCTCCAGCCAATTGCAGGGCCGCAGGTAA
- a CDS encoding efflux RND transporter permease subunit, translated as MNITKISIQRSTLVVVVFTVLTLLGVVSYNSLNYELLPKFSPPVLTITTLYPGASPNEVENSVTKEIEDALSALENVKEMKGTSLESFSIITIQLNQGTNVDLSLQDAQRKINAILARLPEDADPPTLNKFDFDDLPIIKMGATANLPATEFFDLIDKKIKPELSRVQGMAQIKVLGGSEREIKVNIKADRLEAYGISILQVQQRIKNSNLDFPTGRIKNENGQTQLRLAGKYQNLDQLRNLVIKSDQSGTVRLSDLAEVQDTQKDVDVLSRINSKASVGITIQKQSDANAVEVSAQTKAALANLEKIYEKEGLKFNIASDSSDFTLEAADSVIHDLVIAVILVAVVMLLFLHSLRNAVIVMVSIPASLVATFIVMFLLGYSLNLMSLLALSLVVGILVDDAIVVIENIYRHMEMGKTPAQAAYDGIKEIMATVTSITLVIVVVFVPIALSTGLVSDILRQFAVVVAVATMISLFVAFTLIPLLASRFSKLEHVSDKNMFGRFILWFERKLDNIIDGFTATLKWAFNHKFITLGVTFLLLVASFMLVPFGFIGSEFIPAGDRGEVSLQLELPKNSTVEQTNFATKQVEEYLRTIPEVTRVFTTVGTTASSQAGQTSAYQSELSVALVDVKERLFSTQEFSRQVKADIESKLPNVEVTPVPVGLVGNAQAPIQIVLSGSNLDTLIAFSKRVTNVVEGVQGTVDVEVSVEGGNPEIEVVVDRDKMASVGMTLESVGAGMQMAFSGNTDATFRSGTEDYDINIRLDEFDRRNVTDIANLSFINNQGRVVRLGQFADVKQSTGPSQLERTNRVTSLNVNSQVIGRPSGSVGADIQTKMAEVKVPNGVTVDYAGDLKNQSEGFGTLGIALLASIIFVYLIMVALYDSYVYPLVVLFSIPLAIIGALLALALAAQSLSIFSILGIIMMIGLVAKNAIMVVDFTNQMKKEGHDVKSALIEAVRIRFRPILMTTLAMVIGMLPIALAGGSVAATKNGLAWALIGGLSSSMFLTLIVVPIIYYGFDRILAKFGWDKQTEIVLIDKTAEELERETAELEAKKEQHGHAAIA; from the coding sequence ATGAACATAACCAAAATATCTATACAGCGGTCAACCCTGGTAGTGGTGGTCTTTACAGTCCTCACGCTCCTGGGCGTTGTCTCCTACAACTCCCTCAACTACGAGTTGTTGCCCAAGTTCAGCCCGCCGGTATTGACCATTACCACGCTGTACCCTGGCGCTTCGCCGAATGAGGTGGAGAACTCGGTGACCAAAGAGATTGAAGACGCATTGTCTGCCCTGGAGAACGTGAAGGAGATGAAAGGAACCTCTTTAGAAAGTTTTTCCATCATCACCATCCAATTAAACCAAGGCACCAACGTGGACTTGAGCTTGCAGGACGCCCAGCGGAAGATCAACGCCATTCTGGCCCGTTTGCCTGAAGACGCTGATCCGCCCACGCTGAACAAGTTTGACTTTGATGACTTGCCTATCATTAAGATGGGGGCCACGGCCAACCTGCCGGCTACCGAATTCTTCGACCTGATTGACAAGAAAATCAAGCCAGAGCTTTCCCGCGTACAAGGCATGGCCCAGATCAAAGTGTTGGGTGGTTCTGAGCGCGAGATAAAAGTGAACATAAAAGCAGATAGACTGGAAGCCTACGGCATCTCCATCCTGCAGGTGCAGCAGCGCATCAAGAACTCCAACCTGGATTTCCCTACCGGTAGAATCAAGAACGAGAACGGCCAAACCCAGCTGCGTTTAGCGGGTAAATACCAGAACCTGGACCAACTGCGCAACCTGGTCATTAAATCTGACCAAAGCGGAACCGTGCGCTTGTCTGACCTGGCCGAGGTGCAAGACACCCAGAAAGACGTGGACGTATTGAGCCGTATTAACTCCAAAGCATCGGTGGGGATTACCATCCAGAAGCAGTCAGATGCCAACGCCGTAGAGGTGAGTGCGCAGACCAAGGCTGCTTTGGCCAACCTGGAGAAAATCTACGAAAAAGAAGGCCTGAAATTCAACATCGCCTCTGACAGTTCTGACTTTACCCTGGAAGCCGCTGACTCCGTGATCCATGACTTGGTGATTGCCGTGATCCTGGTGGCCGTAGTGATGCTCTTGTTCCTGCACTCGCTGCGGAACGCCGTGATTGTAATGGTGTCTATTCCGGCGTCATTGGTGGCTACGTTTATTGTCATGTTCTTACTGGGCTATTCCCTGAACCTGATGTCGCTTTTGGCACTCTCGCTGGTGGTGGGAATTCTGGTGGATGACGCCATTGTGGTGATTGAGAATATTTACCGGCACATGGAAATGGGCAAAACCCCGGCGCAGGCCGCCTATGACGGTATCAAAGAAATCATGGCCACCGTAACCTCCATTACTTTAGTAATTGTGGTAGTGTTTGTGCCGATTGCCTTGTCTACTGGTCTGGTATCAGACATTTTGCGGCAGTTTGCCGTGGTAGTGGCCGTAGCGACCATGATCTCCCTTTTCGTGGCCTTTACCTTGATTCCGTTGCTGGCCAGCCGCTTCTCTAAGCTGGAGCACGTGTCTGACAAAAACATGTTTGGCCGCTTCATCCTGTGGTTTGAGCGCAAACTGGACAACATCATTGACGGCTTCACGGCTACCCTGAAATGGGCGTTCAACCACAAGTTCATCACGCTGGGCGTAACGTTCCTGCTGTTGGTGGCCTCGTTCATGCTGGTGCCGTTCGGGTTTATTGGTAGTGAGTTTATTCCGGCGGGTGACCGCGGTGAGGTAAGCTTGCAGCTGGAATTGCCCAAGAACTCCACCGTGGAGCAGACCAACTTCGCCACCAAGCAAGTAGAGGAATACCTGCGCACCATACCAGAAGTAACCCGTGTGTTTACCACCGTAGGTACCACGGCATCGTCACAGGCAGGTCAGACTTCGGCTTACCAATCTGAACTTTCTGTGGCTCTGGTTGACGTGAAAGAGCGTCTGTTCAGTACGCAGGAATTCAGCCGCCAGGTGAAAGCCGATATTGAAAGCAAGCTGCCTAACGTGGAAGTGACGCCGGTGCCGGTAGGCTTGGTAGGAAACGCCCAGGCACCTATCCAGATCGTACTGTCTGGTTCTAACCTTGACACCCTGATTGCCTTCTCCAAACGCGTAACCAACGTGGTAGAAGGCGTGCAAGGAACCGTTGACGTGGAAGTGTCTGTGGAAGGCGGTAACCCTGAGATTGAGGTGGTGGTGGACCGCGACAAGATGGCCAGCGTAGGCATGACCCTGGAAAGCGTGGGTGCCGGTATGCAAATGGCGTTCTCCGGAAACACAGATGCTACTTTCCGCTCCGGCACTGAGGATTATGACATCAACATTCGTCTGGATGAGTTTGACCGCCGCAACGTAACCGACATTGCCAACCTTTCCTTCATCAACAACCAGGGCAGGGTGGTACGTTTGGGCCAGTTCGCAGATGTGAAACAGTCTACCGGACCTTCACAGCTGGAGCGTACCAACCGTGTGACGTCTTTGAACGTGAACTCGCAGGTAATCGGTCGTCCGTCTGGTTCTGTGGGTGCTGATATTCAGACTAAGATGGCCGAGGTGAAAGTTCCGAACGGCGTAACCGTTGACTACGCTGGTGACCTTAAAAACCAGAGCGAAGGCTTCGGTACGTTGGGGATTGCCTTACTGGCATCTATCATCTTCGTGTACCTGATCATGGTGGCGCTGTATGACTCTTATGTGTACCCGTTGGTGGTGTTGTTCTCTATTCCGTTGGCTATTATTGGGGCCTTGCTGGCCCTGGCTTTGGCCGCGCAGTCACTGAGCATCTTCTCCATTCTGGGGATTATCATGATGATTGGTCTGGTAGCCAAGAACGCCATTATGGTGGTCGATTTCACGAACCAGATGAAGAAGGAAGGCCATGACGTGAAGAGCGCCCTGATTGAAGCGGTGAGAATCCGTTTCCGCCCAATCTTGATGACCACGCTGGCGATGGTGATTGGTATGTTACCGATTGCCTTAGCCGGTGGTTCAGTAGCCGCGACCAAAAACGGTCTGGCCTGGGCCTTGATTGGCGGTCTGAGCTCGTCTATGTTCCTGACCCTGATTGTGGTACCCATTATCTACTATGGATTTGACCGTATTCTGGCCAAGTTTGGCTGGGACAAGCAAACCGAGATTGTTTTGATTGATAAAACCGCCGAAGAACTGGAGCGCGAAACCGCTGAGTTAGAGGCTAAAAAAGAACAGCATGGCCACGCAGCCATTGCCTAA
- a CDS encoding efflux RND transporter periplasmic adaptor subunit, with amino-acid sequence MKKLLYILIAVLIIGAVAYTLNNNKKEMTEAAAVAEIKSEAIPVTLTEVSSAKLDKSFTAQGNFKPVQSLTLVSEISGQIQKVYKRKGDKVRAGELLLQVEDNTSAANLATANANYQKAQKDLERMQNLIAGDAVTKRQVEEAQINVNATRAQLVAARQNQGNTRVTAPINGEINEMYIEVGSYLNANAGTRMYDIVNVDRLKLNVKASESEVLLISRGQKVKVTANAGGAQEYEGTVTAIGAAADASLKFDVEIEVKNTANNNLRAGMYGTAFFSVNAQRDALLLPREAIVGSIQDPSVWVAKDNKASLRKVKVGVVTQDQVEILDGIQPGEQVVRSGQINLREGIQVTPLK; translated from the coding sequence ATGAAAAAACTTCTTTATATCCTGATTGCCGTTCTGATCATAGGCGCGGTCGCCTATACCTTGAACAACAATAAAAAGGAAATGACCGAGGCTGCCGCCGTTGCTGAAATCAAGAGCGAAGCCATTCCGGTGACCTTAACCGAGGTTTCCTCTGCCAAGCTGGACAAGTCGTTCACGGCGCAGGGAAATTTCAAGCCCGTGCAGAGTTTGACCCTGGTGTCTGAGATTTCTGGCCAGATTCAGAAAGTGTACAAACGCAAAGGCGACAAAGTGCGCGCCGGTGAACTGCTTTTACAAGTGGAAGATAACACCAGCGCCGCCAACCTGGCCACCGCCAACGCCAACTACCAGAAAGCCCAGAAAGACCTGGAGCGCATGCAGAACCTGATTGCCGGTGACGCCGTGACCAAACGCCAGGTAGAGGAAGCCCAGATCAACGTGAACGCCACACGCGCCCAGTTGGTAGCCGCCCGCCAGAACCAAGGCAACACCCGCGTGACCGCGCCCATCAACGGCGAGATTAACGAGATGTACATTGAGGTAGGATCATACCTGAACGCCAACGCCGGCACCAGAATGTATGACATCGTGAATGTAGACCGCCTCAAGCTGAACGTGAAAGCCTCTGAGTCTGAAGTGCTCTTGATTAGCCGTGGCCAGAAAGTGAAAGTGACCGCCAACGCCGGTGGTGCCCAGGAATACGAAGGCACCGTGACCGCCATTGGTGCGGCCGCAGACGCCAGCCTGAAGTTTGACGTGGAGATTGAAGTGAAAAACACGGCCAACAACAACCTACGCGCCGGCATGTACGGCACTGCTTTCTTCTCGGTAAATGCCCAGCGTGACGCCCTTTTATTACCGCGTGAAGCTATTGTAGGCAGTATTCAAGACCCAAGTGTGTGGGTTGCGAAAGACAACAAAGCCAGTTTGCGCAAAGTGAAAGTAGGTGTTGTAACCCAAGACCAGGTAGAGATCCTGGACGGCATTCAGCCGGGTGAGCAAGTGGTACGCAGTGGCCAGATTAACCTGCGCGAAGGCATCCAAGTGACGCCGCTTAAGTAA
- a CDS encoding TolC family protein, with product MIKKQLLLSFLLTLALNLSFAQTQPQGKVLTLQEALTFASTNNIAVQQAQLDEQGAEYRISETKGSGLPQINGTGQLSVYPSIPVQLLPGEIIGQPGTYVPVKFGQKYNATGGLELSQLIFSKSYFVGLEAAATTRDLYRLRTQMSKEDVLYNVGSAYLQALQTKEQFNTIEANYNRLVQLEKILTLQYENDFAKKVDVSRITVNKTNLENQREALSAAYEQQKNALKFFMGMPMDQQFDLAADASLTTTVLPLTANAQEVLANRTDYQALQTQKKLYGLNVENIKGRAFPSLAGFGQYTYNAQRQEFNFFDTSRPWFNTFVLGVKLNIPIFDGFQRRNQVKQAELEVRKTDLSMQNLALSTQMGLDNALKQINSSQLTIQNQERNVNLAQEVYDTTNRLYKEGLSPLTDLLEAEASLRVAQTDLNNERLKFKIAQLNYIRARGEINNLIQ from the coding sequence GTGATAAAGAAGCAATTACTACTGAGTTTCCTGCTGACGCTAGCCCTGAACCTCAGTTTTGCACAGACCCAACCGCAGGGCAAGGTATTGACGCTGCAAGAGGCGCTCACTTTTGCCAGTACCAACAATATTGCCGTGCAGCAAGCCCAGTTAGATGAGCAGGGCGCCGAGTACCGCATCAGTGAGACCAAGGGTTCCGGCCTTCCGCAGATCAATGGTACCGGCCAGTTGAGCGTGTACCCGTCTATTCCGGTGCAGCTTTTGCCTGGTGAGATCATTGGCCAGCCTGGCACCTACGTTCCGGTGAAATTCGGGCAGAAATACAACGCTACCGGCGGCCTGGAACTGTCTCAGTTGATTTTCAGCAAGAGCTATTTTGTAGGCCTGGAAGCGGCCGCCACTACCCGTGACTTGTACCGCCTGCGCACCCAGATGAGCAAAGAAGACGTGCTGTATAACGTGGGCTCAGCGTATTTGCAGGCTTTGCAGACCAAGGAGCAGTTCAACACCATTGAGGCCAACTACAACCGCCTGGTACAGCTGGAGAAAATCCTGACCCTGCAGTATGAGAATGACTTCGCGAAAAAGGTGGACGTAAGCCGCATCACGGTCAACAAAACCAACCTGGAGAACCAGCGCGAAGCTTTGTCGGCGGCCTATGAGCAGCAGAAAAACGCGCTCAAGTTCTTCATGGGCATGCCCATGGACCAGCAGTTTGACCTGGCCGCAGACGCCTCGTTGACTACCACCGTGCTGCCGCTCACCGCCAATGCCCAGGAAGTGCTGGCCAACCGTACTGACTACCAGGCCTTGCAAACCCAGAAGAAACTGTATGGCCTCAACGTGGAAAACATCAAAGGCCGGGCCTTCCCTTCCTTGGCAGGTTTCGGACAGTACACCTACAACGCGCAGCGCCAGGAGTTCAACTTCTTTGACACCAGCCGCCCGTGGTTTAACACGTTTGTGTTAGGTGTTAAACTGAACATTCCCATTTTTGACGGCTTCCAGCGCAGAAATCAGGTGAAACAAGCCGAACTGGAAGTCAGAAAGACCGACCTGAGCATGCAAAACCTGGCACTGAGTACGCAAATGGGCCTTGACAACGCCTTAAAGCAAATCAACTCCAGCCAACTGACAATTCAGAACCAGGAGCGCAACGTGAACCTGGCCCAGGAGGTCTATGACACCACCAACCGGTTATATAAAGAAGGCCTTTCGCCGCTGACAGATTTATTGGAAGCCGAAGCCAGCCTGCGGGTAGCCCAGACAGATTTGAACAATGAACGCTTGAAATTTAAAATCGCGCAGCTGAATTATATCAGGGCCCGCGGCGAAATCAACAACCTAATCCAATAA
- a CDS encoding MarR family transcriptional regulator, whose amino-acid sequence MAILTSEQKQLIEKMGIYHEQQGFPPVTGRVMGLLYISDQPQLSFEEIIEALNISKSAASNALNLLLQMRLIEYTTFSGDRKRYFSALLENWHQEVVSKMNSILRFSKLMRQANELRGDANLEMNKRVLERIEFMEFLSQEVPALLEKWLKDRKA is encoded by the coding sequence GTGGCTATTTTAACCTCAGAACAAAAACAGCTTATTGAGAAAATGGGCATTTACCATGAGCAGCAGGGCTTTCCGCCGGTGACTGGCCGGGTAATGGGGCTGTTGTACATCTCAGACCAACCACAGCTCAGCTTTGAGGAAATCATTGAGGCCCTCAACATCAGCAAGAGCGCAGCCAGCAATGCCCTCAACCTGCTGCTGCAAATGCGCCTGATTGAGTACACCACCTTCTCCGGTGACCGCAAACGGTATTTCAGCGCGCTGCTGGAGAACTGGCACCAGGAAGTGGTGAGCAAGATGAATTCCATTCTACGGTTCAGCAAGCTCATGCGCCAGGCCAATGAACTGCGCGGCGACGCCAACCTCGAGATGAACAAGCGAGTGCTGGAGCGCATTGAGTTCATGGAGTTCCTGTCACAGGAAGTGCCCGCGCTGCTGGAGAAGTGGCTCAAAGACCGGAAAGCCTAA
- a CDS encoding DUF6600 domain-containing protein produces the protein MKTLLHNLWALGLVAFLAFSGLTSQQAQARPGDRVSFQVFYDQLSPHGRWIQDAEYGYVWSPRVERDFQPYASRGHWVMTEYGNTWVSDYDWGWAPFHYGRWVYDDYDGWLWIPGNEWGPAWVDWRHSNGYYGWAPMGPRVTYIVPVNRWVFVPVMYISRPRIYSYCVPRTRVVNIYHNTTIINNYYERDNRKYVYGPRTQDIERATNRKVTVHRVSNDSRPGRTSVADNSVRIYRPEVETSRREREAPAQVEARDRNAVRSTLTDTGNTSGRRDRTTLDRSGAGSDITTTRTSEATAAPTGTRTRTRTESVPATRDQETSPAPVRERESGRRMYPAPGTAQPTEQNTPQPRTRTSDVNSTRPARSTEPAPRPEGSYSPRGTREAPSQAAPVSRSRSEVAPAPRSTPAPRSEAPASSTGGGRRTRN, from the coding sequence ATGAAAACACTTCTGCACAACCTGTGGGCGCTGGGGCTGGTGGCCTTTCTAGCGTTCAGCGGCCTGACTTCTCAGCAAGCCCAGGCCCGGCCCGGCGACCGGGTTTCCTTCCAGGTGTTCTATGATCAGCTGAGCCCGCACGGCCGCTGGATCCAGGACGCCGAATACGGCTACGTGTGGTCGCCCCGCGTGGAGCGCGATTTTCAGCCGTACGCCTCCCGGGGCCACTGGGTCATGACCGAATACGGCAACACCTGGGTCTCAGACTATGACTGGGGCTGGGCCCCGTTCCATTATGGCCGCTGGGTTTATGACGACTATGACGGCTGGCTCTGGATTCCGGGCAATGAGTGGGGACCCGCCTGGGTAGACTGGCGCCACAGCAACGGGTATTACGGCTGGGCGCCCATGGGCCCACGCGTGACCTACATAGTGCCTGTCAACCGCTGGGTGTTTGTACCGGTCATGTATATTTCAAGGCCGCGCATCTACTCTTATTGCGTGCCCAGAACCCGCGTGGTCAATATCTACCACAACACCACCATCATCAACAACTACTATGAGCGCGACAACCGCAAATACGTGTATGGGCCCAGAACCCAGGACATTGAGCGCGCCACCAACCGCAAGGTAACCGTGCACCGCGTTTCTAACGACTCTCGCCCGGGCAGAACCTCAGTGGCAGACAATTCGGTGCGCATTTACCGGCCAGAGGTAGAAACCAGCCGCCGGGAGCGCGAAGCCCCCGCCCAGGTAGAAGCCCGTGACCGGAACGCTGTTCGCTCAACATTAACAGATACCGGCAACACCAGCGGCCGCAGAGACCGCACCACCCTAGACCGTTCAGGAGCGGGCAGTGACATAACTACCACTAGAACCTCTGAGGCCACCGCCGCGCCAACGGGAACCCGCACCCGCACCAGAACAGAATCTGTACCGGCCACCCGTGACCAGGAAACCAGCCCTGCCCCGGTAAGGGAGCGTGAATCTGGCAGAAGAATGTACCCTGCCCCCGGCACTGCGCAACCAACAGAGCAGAATACTCCGCAACCCCGTACCCGTACTTCAGACGTGAACAGCACCCGGCCCGCCAGAAGTACAGAACCGGCGCCCAGACCAGAGGGAAGTTATTCGCCCAGAGGAACCCGGGAAGCGCCTAGCCAGGCAGCACCTGTGTCTCGGTCAAGGTCAGAAGTAGCTCCGGCGCCCCGGTCTACCCCGGCCCCGCGCTCAGAAGCCCCGGCCAGCTCCACTGGCGGTGGAAGAAGAACCAGAAACTAA